In Candidatus Babeliales bacterium, a single genomic region encodes these proteins:
- a CDS encoding cysteine synthase family protein, protein MKNSLLQSIGDTLLVKIFENSPGSIYAKLEYLNPGGSIKDRSALYMIEWAEKQGLLKPGTTIIDASSGNHGIALALIGAIKGYPVIICSTDKHSKEKMDTIRAYGATVLTFPSGPSLEDPNSYHSQAVKLQKETPNSHMPNQYCNPLNATAHYYGVGPEIWKQTEGKITHLIAAAGTGGTVSGAGKYLKEMNPNIQVIGVDAANSYRSTKGNPKPYKLEGMGVDSESLVLDNSVIDEFIEVTDEQGMDMMKKLAHEHGFLVGPSSGAVAYAAYTYAPRLKPTDVAVIIFGDSGRAYLSKGFYAK, encoded by the coding sequence ATGAAAAATTCTCTACTTCAATCTATCGGCGATACGTTACTGGTTAAAATATTTGAAAATTCTCCAGGTTCAATTTATGCAAAATTAGAATATTTAAATCCAGGTGGCAGCATCAAAGACAGATCTGCTTTGTACATGATAGAGTGGGCAGAAAAGCAAGGACTTTTAAAACCAGGCACAACCATTATTGATGCCTCATCAGGCAATCATGGAATTGCTTTGGCGCTCATTGGAGCTATCAAAGGATATCCTGTTATCATTTGCTCAACAGACAAGCACAGCAAAGAAAAAATGGATACTATCAGAGCGTATGGCGCAACAGTCCTCACGTTTCCTTCTGGACCATCTCTTGAAGATCCAAATAGTTACCACTCCCAAGCAGTGAAACTTCAAAAAGAAACACCGAATTCTCATATGCCAAATCAATATTGCAACCCTTTAAACGCAACAGCACATTACTATGGCGTTGGTCCTGAAATTTGGAAACAAACAGAAGGAAAAATTACACATTTAATTGCAGCTGCGGGAACTGGCGGAACAGTGAGTGGCGCTGGAAAATATTTAAAAGAAATGAATCCAAATATTCAAGTGATTGGTGTTGATGCGGCAAATTCATACCGATCAACGAAGGGTAATCCAAAACCTTACAAACTTGAAGGCATGGGCGTTGACTCTGAATCTTTAGTTCTTGATAATTCAGTTATTGATGAATTTATCGAAGTAACAGATGAACAGGGCATGGATATGATGAAAAAATTAGCTCATGAGCATGGATTTTTAGTTGGGCCAAGCAGTGGCGCTGTTGCTTATGCAGCTTACACCTACGCTCCAAGACTGAAGCCAACTGATGTTGCTGTCATTATTTTTGGTGATTCAGGCCGCGCTTATTTATCTAAAGGCTTTTACGCTAAATAA
- a CDS encoding MBL fold metallo-hydrolase, whose protein sequence is MKRMYPERSYGKFVCSDGLNHEWFIPVLKTLVHSIKVCFFNQELTQDLKKIVLTPSFQSRSQEPVVTWLGHSTFLIQVGGKNILTDPIFGSLSLVFRRIVPSVVQIQDLPQIDYVLISHNHFDHMDSQALCDLKSRFPDMKVLAPMGDKEWFDKHQFLYASEHMWWDEIIDDLNPNVKFTFLPANHWSQRTLFDKNRSLWGSWMVQAEDFKIYFAGDSSWGSHFEQIGKEFKDIDVALLPIAPGEPRSWMKSSHINAREAVEAFVKLKAKTFIPMHWGTFHLGFDDFHTPISLLKQSWHEFRAELKDKNLNVMKFGEMLTGLKQRIVFTVQQSIKEISL, encoded by the coding sequence ATGAAACGAATGTATCCAGAGCGTAGTTATGGAAAGTTTGTTTGCTCTGATGGATTGAATCATGAATGGTTTATACCTGTCCTTAAAACGCTTGTTCATTCGATTAAAGTTTGTTTTTTTAATCAAGAACTTACGCAAGATTTAAAAAAAATCGTATTAACTCCTTCATTTCAATCACGCAGTCAAGAACCAGTGGTCACATGGCTGGGCCACTCAACTTTTCTTATCCAGGTTGGTGGAAAAAATATTTTAACTGATCCTATTTTCGGATCTCTTTCTTTAGTGTTTCGTCGCATCGTTCCATCGGTAGTTCAGATCCAAGATTTACCACAAATTGACTATGTACTTATTTCGCACAATCACTTTGATCATATGGACAGTCAAGCTCTGTGCGATTTAAAAAGTAGATTTCCAGACATGAAAGTTTTGGCACCAATGGGTGATAAAGAATGGTTTGATAAACACCAGTTTTTGTATGCTTCTGAGCATATGTGGTGGGATGAAATTATTGATGACCTTAATCCAAATGTTAAATTTACTTTTTTGCCCGCAAATCATTGGTCTCAGCGAACTTTATTTGATAAAAACAGATCGTTGTGGGGCAGTTGGATGGTGCAGGCAGAAGACTTTAAAATTTATTTTGCAGGTGACTCGAGTTGGGGTTCTCATTTTGAACAAATTGGCAAAGAATTTAAAGATATCGATGTAGCACTTTTACCCATTGCTCCTGGTGAGCCTCGTTCATGGATGAAAAGTTCACACATTAATGCTCGTGAAGCTGTTGAGGCTTTTGTTAAGTTAAAAGCAAAAACATTTATTCCAATGCATTGGGGCACATTTCATTTAGGATTTGATGATTTTCATACTCCTATATCTCTCTTAAAGCAGTCATGGCATGAGTTTCGCGCTGAGCTAAAAGATAAAAACTTAAACGTCATGAAGTTTGGTGAAATGCTTACAGGTCTTAAGCAACGCATTGTCTTCACAGTGCAGCAAAGTATCAAAGAAATTTCTTTATAA